A single region of the Syntrophotaleaceae bacterium genome encodes:
- a CDS encoding serine protease, whose product MAIKIFIFPLLILLSGASAHAVDLCELQRVLGGEAAYRDCLEDQEGDVPFPAHQPEPVGQQPGKGATPAENSDQSGLLNPVFNGLGSRVLSAAELFEQVKPSVFVVLGARNHRDLELKKVSQGSAVAISVSRLLTNYHVVDGQMLLVIFQGDKWYPARMVWSDPETDRCILEVKDLRLRPVAGIRTYTSLKVGEKVFTVGAPYGLEHTLGEGLISGKRALEGVNIVQTSAPISPGSSGGGLFDQQGRLVGITTFLLQGAQSLNFAIAADEFPR is encoded by the coding sequence TTGGCAATCAAAATCTTCATATTCCCGCTTCTGATTCTTTTAAGCGGTGCTTCGGCGCACGCGGTCGACCTCTGTGAGTTGCAGCGTGTCTTGGGAGGGGAAGCCGCCTATAGAGACTGTCTGGAGGACCAGGAAGGGGATGTGCCGTTCCCGGCACACCAACCGGAACCGGTGGGTCAGCAACCCGGGAAGGGGGCCACCCCTGCAGAAAATTCAGATCAATCCGGATTGTTGAATCCTGTCTTTAACGGTTTGGGGAGCCGAGTCCTTTCGGCCGCCGAATTGTTCGAGCAGGTAAAGCCATCCGTTTTTGTCGTGTTGGGTGCCAGAAATCATCGTGATCTTGAACTGAAAAAGGTTTCTCAAGGATCTGCCGTTGCGATCTCGGTTTCCCGTCTGCTGACCAACTACCACGTTGTCGACGGACAAATGCTGCTGGTCATTTTCCAGGGGGATAAATGGTATCCCGCCCGAATGGTCTGGAGTGATCCGGAAACCGACCGCTGCATCCTGGAGGTGAAGGACCTGCGCCTGCGGCCGGTCGCCGGCATCCGGACCTATACGTCACTGAAGGTTGGGGAAAAAGTCTTTACGGTCGGTGCTCCCTATGGGCTTGAACATACGTTGGGAGAAGGATTGATTTCCGGCAAGCGGGCTCTGGAAGGGGTCAATATCGTCCAGACCAGCGCTCCGATATCACCTGGGTCTTCGGGAGGAGGCCTTTTCGATCAGCAGGGACGACTGGTGGGCATTACCACTTTTCTGCTCCAGGGGGCACAGTCCCTCAACTTCGCCATCGCCGCCGACGAGTTTCCCCGCTAG
- a CDS encoding SUMF1/EgtB/PvdO family nonheme iron enzyme: protein MNIPGYTIERELGHGGMSTVYLAEQQSLHRKVALKVMAPALAADRSFGERFLREARTVAQLTHPNILAVYDIGSTGHSYYLAMEYVPCGDLKQVIRRGALVPEKALAILKQIASALGYAHRKGFVHRDVKPENILFREDGTAVLSDFGIAKAVGSGSKMTGTGMTIGTAHYMSPEQAGGTSVDGRADLYSLGVVLYEMLVGQVPFDGDNTVNIALQHLQSPLPQLPAHLAGYQPLLDMLMAKRPDQRFADAQDLISVLEKGNWAGPAGAACTAPTQILSAMPDAQGTAGDAGRLHGRQSGGKTFGLWAFIGGAGVAAVLALFLFMQSGRHQDSRSWESPSSVENIQPEQGRTSSPDEEKEQIRNRMIRLLSAGEEALREEDKDRAVARFGEALALSPDDARARQGLEMAQQLNKAGEVIRDRLQDGSNGPEMVVIPAGSFLMGDVSGAGYRNERPVHRVTIEKPVGMGRFEITFDDYDHFCHAVGRPLVSDEGWGRGRQPVINVSWHDAVAYAAWLSEQTGHHYRLPTEAEWEYGARAGNAGSYWWGDAIGQGRANCAECGSQWDNLNPAPVGSFTANAFGLFDTVGNVWEWCQDPGHAGYVGAPDDGAVWEEGGEPRRILRGGAWNDVARNVRSSIRGRCESEKPANGVGFRLVREL from the coding sequence ATGAACATCCCCGGTTACACCATCGAGCGTGAACTCGGCCACGGCGGCATGTCCACCGTCTATCTCGCCGAACAGCAATCCCTGCACCGCAAGGTGGCCCTCAAGGTCATGGCGCCGGCGCTGGCCGCCGATCGCAGCTTCGGCGAGCGGTTTCTGCGCGAGGCGCGCACCGTAGCCCAACTGACCCACCCCAACATCCTGGCGGTGTATGACATCGGTTCCACAGGCCATAGCTACTACCTTGCCATGGAATATGTGCCTTGTGGAGATTTGAAGCAGGTTATCCGTCGGGGGGCTCTGGTGCCGGAAAAGGCGTTGGCGATCCTAAAGCAAATCGCATCGGCTCTGGGGTACGCCCACCGAAAGGGCTTCGTCCATCGCGACGTCAAACCGGAAAACATACTGTTTCGCGAGGACGGCACGGCGGTGCTCTCGGATTTCGGCATCGCCAAGGCGGTGGGCAGCGGGAGCAAGATGACCGGCACCGGAATGACTATCGGCACAGCCCACTACATGAGTCCGGAACAGGCCGGCGGGACCAGCGTCGACGGCCGGGCCGATCTTTACAGCCTCGGGGTGGTGTTGTACGAGATGCTTGTCGGGCAGGTTCCTTTCGATGGGGACAACACCGTCAATATCGCTCTGCAGCACCTGCAGAGTCCCTTGCCCCAACTCCCTGCGCACCTTGCCGGGTATCAGCCCTTGCTGGACATGTTGATGGCCAAACGTCCTGATCAGCGCTTTGCCGATGCGCAGGATTTGATATCAGTTTTGGAAAAGGGGAATTGGGCAGGGCCTGCAGGGGCTGCATGCACCGCACCAACCCAGATCCTTTCTGCAATGCCTGATGCGCAAGGAACTGCTGGGGACGCAGGTCGCCTGCATGGTCGACAATCCGGCGGAAAGACCTTCGGCCTCTGGGCTTTTATCGGCGGGGCCGGTGTGGCTGCAGTCTTGGCGCTGTTTCTGTTTATGCAGTCTGGAAGGCACCAGGATAGTCGCTCCTGGGAAAGTCCTTCCTCTGTTGAAAACATCCAGCCGGAGCAGGGGCGAACCTCTTCTCCTGATGAAGAAAAGGAGCAGATTCGCAACCGCATGATTCGTTTGCTGTCTGCTGGTGAAGAGGCCTTGCGGGAAGAGGACAAGGATAGAGCCGTTGCCCGTTTTGGGGAGGCCCTGGCCCTTTCCCCCGACGATGCTCGAGCCCGCCAGGGGTTGGAAATGGCTCAGCAGCTGAACAAGGCAGGGGAAGTCATCCGCGATCGATTGCAGGACGGTTCCAACGGGCCGGAGATGGTTGTAATTCCAGCCGGATCGTTTCTCATGGGAGATGTATCGGGTGCCGGGTACCGCAATGAGCGGCCGGTGCATCGGGTGACTATTGAAAAACCTGTCGGAATGGGCCGATTCGAGATCACTTTCGATGATTACGATCATTTCTGTCACGCTGTCGGACGCCCTTTGGTCAGCGATGAGGGTTGGGGCCGGGGGCGGCAGCCGGTGATCAATGTCTCCTGGCACGACGCCGTAGCCTATGCGGCTTGGCTCAGCGAACAAACCGGGCATCACTATCGTCTGCCTACGGAAGCGGAATGGGAATATGGTGCCCGGGCAGGCAATGCGGGCTCCTACTGGTGGGGCGATGCCATTGGCCAAGGTCGTGCCAATTGTGCGGAATGCGGCAGCCAGTGGGACAATCTGAATCCTGCCCCGGTGGGTTCCTTTACCGCCAATGCCTTCGGTTTGTTCGATACCGTGGGTAATGTCTGGGAGTGGTGCCAGGATCCCGGGCATGCCGGTTATGTTGGAGCACCTGATGACGGTGCGGTCTGGGAGGAAGGCGGAGAGCCGCGGCGCATTTTACGAGGCGGTGCCTGGAAC